One stretch of Desulfovibrio sp. UCD-KL4C DNA includes these proteins:
- a CDS encoding SLC13 family permease: MTPEIMLVMAVLAFAVLLFIFEWVRVDVVGIIMMVLLPLLGLVTPKQAISGLSSNAVVSIIAVIIIGAGLDKTGVMNTMARIILRFAGKSETRIMTMIAGTVAIISGFMQNIGAAALFMPAAKRIGNQTGVPIGRLLMPMGFCAIIGGCLTLVGSSPLILLNDLMVVGGKHYEPFGLFGVTPIGLLLIAAALVYFILFGRFILPNKSVDENSGPMSNLLTDTYGGVGSLFELHVPETWKNENSLHALELRPIYFSTVVAIARDDGTTHLFAPDAMEDILPGDHLAVVGPKEFALSMAEDLGWEMQDELKTFAEELSPNNAGIMEGLITPRSELVGKTLTKLRIRDRFKVSPLAIFRGEKLFVSGLTGIKLESGDALLLHGRWEMFHLLKDRPDFVFTEEVKGEILRTEKAKVALMWLAISLIMILGFHVQLSIALLAGALGMILTKVLSIDEAYQSVDWMTVFLLGGLIPLGMAFENTGAAKFIADTLMAALGHPTPVILLTAIGILTSFFTLVASNVGATVLLVPLSMNMALSAGVDPRIAALTVAVAASNTFVLPTHQVNALIMRPGGYKTIDYVRAGAGMTIIYMFVMIPALMFLY, from the coding sequence ATGACTCCTGAGATTATGTTAGTTATGGCTGTTCTCGCATTCGCAGTCTTATTATTTATATTTGAATGGGTTAGAGTTGATGTTGTTGGCATCATAATGATGGTATTACTCCCTCTGCTTGGCCTTGTAACACCAAAGCAGGCTATCAGTGGACTAAGTAGTAATGCCGTTGTTTCCATTATTGCTGTAATCATCATTGGCGCCGGTTTGGACAAAACCGGCGTCATGAATACTATGGCTCGAATAATTCTACGTTTTGCCGGAAAAAGCGAAACCAGAATTATGACAATGATAGCAGGAACTGTTGCCATCATTTCAGGATTCATGCAAAATATCGGGGCCGCAGCTTTATTTATGCCTGCGGCTAAACGTATTGGTAATCAAACTGGCGTTCCAATCGGACGCTTGCTTATGCCAATGGGCTTCTGTGCAATTATCGGGGGATGCTTAACTCTTGTCGGGTCCAGCCCTCTGATTCTGCTAAATGACCTTATGGTAGTCGGCGGCAAGCATTACGAACCATTTGGCTTATTCGGAGTTACTCCTATAGGACTTCTGCTTATTGCAGCCGCTCTTGTTTATTTTATTCTTTTTGGACGGTTCATACTCCCCAACAAAAGTGTCGACGAAAACTCTGGACCAATGTCCAACCTTCTTACCGACACTTACGGAGGTGTAGGCTCTTTATTCGAATTGCATGTTCCTGAAACATGGAAAAATGAAAACAGCCTGCACGCTCTTGAATTACGTCCCATTTACTTTTCAACAGTTGTCGCTATTGCCAGAGATGACGGTACAACACATCTATTTGCTCCTGATGCAATGGAAGATATCCTGCCAGGTGATCATTTAGCTGTTGTTGGACCTAAGGAATTTGCACTTAGCATGGCTGAAGACCTTGGATGGGAAATGCAGGATGAGCTGAAAACTTTTGCAGAAGAACTCTCCCCTAACAATGCAGGAATCATGGAAGGCCTTATCACTCCGCGTTCTGAACTTGTTGGGAAGACTTTAACTAAACTACGCATCCGTGATCGCTTCAAAGTTTCTCCATTGGCTATTTTCCGCGGAGAAAAACTTTTTGTAAGCGGCCTTACAGGCATAAAACTTGAATCCGGTGACGCGTTACTATTGCATGGTCGCTGGGAAATGTTCCATCTGCTAAAAGATCGTCCTGACTTTGTCTTCACTGAAGAAGTCAAAGGTGAAATTCTTCGCACAGAAAAAGCTAAAGTGGCATTAATGTGGCTAGCTATTTCGCTCATAATGATCTTAGGATTTCATGTTCAGCTATCCATTGCACTACTTGCTGGGGCTCTCGGCATGATTCTTACAAAAGTTCTTAGTATTGACGAAGCATATCAATCTGTAGACTGGATGACAGTCTTCCTTCTAGGTGGTCTTATTCCACTCGGAATGGCATTTGAAAACACGGGCGCCGCGAAATTCATTGCTGACACTCTCATGGCGGCACTTGGGCATCCAACTCCTGTGATTTTACTGACCGCAATCGGAATATTGACTTCCTTTTTCACTTTGGTTGCATCCAATGTTGGAGCAACAGTTTTACTGGTTCCACTCTCGATGAATATGGCACTCAGTGCAGGCGTTGATCCGCGTATTGCAGCTTTGACTGTTGCAGTTGCCGCATCAAACACTTTTGTTCTGCCTACTCATCAGGTTAACGCTCTTATCATGCGGCCCGGTGGCTACAAGACCATCGATTACGTACGGGCTGGAGCAGGAATGACCATTATTTATATGTTTGTAATGATACCAGCATTAATGTTTCTTTATTAA
- a CDS encoding sensor histidine kinase → MFKLNIRQKIVIGIAIFSICFGCIGILSYTNTIHLEREVLLIERVDDLSNLILEVRRAEKNLFLYHDSTVFSQGIEYLERAETLLQSLMADFTQPEVKQHGALLSKDLINYRELIDKISYEIKTSKTYKLSEEPTLLREYGQAIVEHSRAISRFERENILNINNDLRTNLAISIVALAIVVLILVIFVSSNILLPLRLVQEATKRISLGTFEALPIKNAHDEVQQVFVALNSMVEQLTKRRRQLVQAQKLSSIGTLASGIAHQLNNPLNNISTSCQILTENTQGKDVLADKMMHNIEQETLRARDIVKGLLEFSREREYSPAPTHLDVVVTSAVRLVSSQIPSDISIKTDISDKILIQADRQRLQEAFINLIINAVQAIDTNAGSIFISGTIEKDEALITVQDSGIGMDTETLERIFDPFFSTKEVGQGTGLGLYIVYGIIEKHKGRIRTESTPGNGTTFFIHLPLAKDSLI, encoded by the coding sequence ATGTTCAAATTAAATATTCGACAAAAGATTGTGATCGGTATCGCTATTTTTTCCATTTGTTTTGGATGCATAGGCATACTTTCATATACAAATACTATTCATCTGGAACGGGAAGTATTGCTGATTGAGCGTGTTGACGACTTAAGCAACCTGATCCTTGAAGTGCGCAGAGCAGAAAAGAATCTATTTCTGTACCACGACTCTACCGTATTTTCACAGGGGATTGAGTATCTTGAACGAGCTGAAACTCTACTGCAATCACTCATGGCGGATTTCACTCAGCCGGAAGTTAAACAACACGGGGCTTTACTTAGTAAAGATTTAATCAATTACCGTGAATTAATTGATAAAATTTCTTATGAGATTAAAACAAGCAAAACTTACAAACTAAGTGAAGAACCGACTCTCCTTCGTGAATATGGACAGGCAATAGTTGAACACTCTCGAGCTATATCCCGTTTTGAACGTGAAAACATTTTAAATATCAACAATGATTTACGTACCAATCTGGCAATTTCCATAGTAGCACTGGCGATTGTTGTTTTAATATTGGTTATCTTTGTCAGTTCAAACATTCTTCTGCCGCTTCGTCTGGTGCAAGAGGCTACTAAGCGCATCTCACTTGGTACGTTTGAAGCTCTTCCCATCAAAAATGCACACGATGAAGTGCAGCAGGTTTTTGTCGCACTTAACTCTATGGTTGAGCAATTAACAAAACGGCGCAGACAGCTGGTTCAGGCTCAAAAACTTTCTTCTATAGGAACGCTGGCTTCAGGCATAGCTCACCAGTTAAACAATCCACTTAACAATATTTCTACTTCCTGCCAGATTCTAACGGAAAACACACAAGGTAAAGATGTACTTGCAGATAAAATGATGCACAATATAGAACAGGAAACATTAAGAGCACGTGACATAGTCAAAGGGTTACTTGAATTTTCACGCGAACGAGAATATTCACCTGCTCCAACTCATCTTGATGTTGTAGTGACTTCAGCCGTACGCCTTGTATCCAGTCAAATTCCATCAGATATTTCAATAAAAACTGACATCTCGGATAAAATTTTAATACAAGCCGATCGTCAACGATTGCAGGAAGCATTTATCAACCTTATCATTAATGCGGTTCAGGCCATCGACACCAATGCCGGATCTATCTTTATCAGTGGAACAATTGAAAAAGACGAAGCCTTGATCACTGTACAGGACTCCGGAATAGGCATGGATACTGAAACATTAGAGCGCATTTTCGATCCGTTCTTCTCAACCAAGGAAGTCGGACAAGGCACAGGACTCGGACTCTACATAGTATACGGTATTATTGAAAAACATAAGGGACGTATCCGCACTGAAAGTACCCCCGGCAACGGCACAACCTTCTTTATTCACCTGCCGTTGGCAAAGGATTCCTTAATATGA
- the nhaB gene encoding sodium/proton antiporter NhaB, translating to MQPSMLQSVGSNFLGSAPKWYKLTILFFLILNPCLMFTAGPFIAGWALIAEFIFTLAMALKCYPLPAGGLLAFEAVFLGMTSTETIYHEAIKNFEVILLLIFMVAGIYFMKDFLQFTFTRILVRVQSKITISVLFCLAGAVLSAFLDALTVTAVIIAVAYGFYNIYHRFASGKSLQSDHDLCNDQAVIEKNREDLKEFRAFLRNLMMHGAVGTALGGVCTLVGEPQNLLIGGEMGWHFIEFFLEVMPVSLPVLATGLITCITVEYFHLFTYGAKLPGNIRSHLLETAIQMEEKQGNKGKVKLIIQALTGLWLVVALAFHLAAVGIVGLSVIIILTAMNGVIEEHHLGKAFEEALPFTALLVVFFSVVAVIHDQGLFHPIINFVLSLHGQTQLVAYYIANGVLSAISDNVFVATVYISETKIHFVNLLGAIPNIGMTGQALMDKLTDPHMARVDAVAGLPQAAATQALDIMRNLDKLAVAINTGTNIPSVATPNGQAAFLFLLTSALAPVIRLSYGRMVLLALPYTITMSIMGLVAVNYLL from the coding sequence ATGCAACCATCAATGTTACAATCAGTAGGGAGCAACTTTCTTGGGTCTGCCCCAAAATGGTACAAGCTAACTATATTATTTTTCTTAATTTTAAATCCATGTCTGATGTTTACAGCTGGACCGTTTATCGCAGGCTGGGCACTTATCGCAGAATTCATTTTTACATTAGCTATGGCACTAAAATGCTACCCGCTTCCCGCAGGTGGATTGTTAGCGTTTGAAGCAGTCTTTCTGGGCATGACTTCAACAGAAACTATCTATCATGAAGCTATTAAAAATTTTGAAGTAATACTGCTTCTGATTTTCATGGTTGCCGGTATTTACTTCATGAAGGATTTCCTTCAGTTTACCTTCACTCGTATTCTTGTAAGGGTTCAGTCTAAAATTACAATCTCTGTTCTCTTCTGCCTTGCTGGAGCGGTTTTATCTGCATTCCTTGACGCTCTTACAGTAACAGCAGTTATTATCGCTGTTGCCTACGGTTTCTATAACATCTACCATCGCTTTGCGTCTGGTAAATCATTGCAGAGCGATCATGACCTTTGCAACGATCAGGCTGTTATAGAAAAGAACCGCGAGGACTTAAAAGAATTTCGTGCATTCCTGAGAAACCTTATGATGCACGGTGCAGTTGGTACAGCTCTCGGAGGAGTTTGCACGCTTGTAGGTGAACCGCAGAACCTTCTCATCGGTGGAGAAATGGGCTGGCACTTCATAGAATTTTTCCTTGAAGTTATGCCTGTATCATTACCGGTTCTCGCCACCGGACTTATTACCTGTATTACTGTTGAATACTTCCACCTGTTTACATACGGCGCAAAATTACCAGGTAATATCCGTTCACATCTGCTTGAAACCGCAATTCAGATGGAAGAAAAACAGGGTAATAAAGGTAAAGTTAAATTAATTATTCAAGCTTTGACAGGCCTCTGGCTTGTTGTTGCTTTGGCTTTCCACCTTGCCGCGGTAGGTATTGTAGGGTTATCGGTAATTATTATTCTAACAGCTATGAACGGCGTAATTGAAGAACATCATTTAGGTAAAGCTTTTGAAGAAGCATTACCATTTACCGCTCTTCTCGTAGTATTCTTCTCCGTTGTCGCTGTAATTCATGATCAAGGTCTTTTCCACCCAATCATCAATTTTGTACTCAGCCTGCATGGACAAACTCAGCTTGTAGCATATTACATTGCGAACGGAGTGCTTTCAGCAATTTCTGACAACGTATTTGTTGCAACTGTTTACATTTCAGAAACGAAAATTCATTTCGTCAATCTGCTCGGTGCTATTCCAAACATAGGTATGACCGGACAAGCTTTGATGGACAAACTTACTGATCCTCATATGGCAAGAGTTGACGCGGTAGCAGGTCTTCCTCAAGCAGCAGCAACTCAGGCTCTCGATATCATGAGAAACCTAGACAAACTTGCAGTTGCTATTAACACCGGAACTAACATTCCAAGTGTAGCGACTCCTAACGGTCAGGCAGCTTTCCTATTCCTACTGACTTCAGCTCTTGCACCTGTTATCCGCCTTTCATACGGACGGATGGTGCTTCTAGCCTTACCTTACACCATTACCATGTCAATCATGGGCCTTGTGGCTGTTAACTACTTATTGTAG
- a CDS encoding sigma-54 dependent transcriptional regulator, translating to MISHANILIVDDERIARENLVHVLTEEGYHAVAVESGMAALQQMEKDEYELVLTDLMMPRMNGIQILEHIKEMQPTTEVIVITGHATVSTAVTAMQKGAHSYIAKPFNLDELRMQVRKALEQRALSVEVLRLRQVIAQGKQDFPLVGQSESILRMKKTVQQLATMNCNVLIQGETGTGKELIARGIHMLSDRSHERFMAINCGTFTAELMDKELFGHEREAFTGAQRGQKGILEVADGGTVFFDEMSELPLNMQVKLLRVLQERTFLRVGGTQEIPVNIRIISATNCDLKENVEKGTFRQDLFYRLNVVTLSAPPLRKHREDIPVLVGHFLEQHRTPEQTITSISQETLDILMNHDFPGNVRELENIAQRALALAKGTVFTPDLLPYDVRNIPVENPLQTLEEMEHRHIEKVMLATGGNKTQAAKILGIDRVSLWRKMKRHNMVNEDN from the coding sequence ATGATCAGTCATGCGAATATTCTTATTGTTGATGACGAACGTATTGCACGCGAAAATCTTGTACATGTCCTGACAGAAGAAGGATACCATGCTGTAGCTGTTGAATCCGGTATGGCAGCTCTGCAGCAAATGGAAAAAGACGAGTACGAACTGGTTCTGACCGATTTGATGATGCCGAGAATGAACGGTATCCAAATCCTTGAACACATCAAGGAAATGCAGCCAACAACCGAAGTTATTGTGATTACGGGACATGCCACTGTATCAACAGCTGTTACTGCTATGCAAAAAGGAGCTCATTCTTACATAGCCAAACCGTTCAACCTTGATGAACTCCGCATGCAGGTGCGCAAGGCTCTGGAGCAGCGAGCTCTATCTGTTGAAGTATTACGCCTCAGACAGGTTATAGCTCAGGGTAAACAGGATTTTCCGTTAGTAGGTCAAAGTGAATCCATACTTCGGATGAAAAAAACTGTCCAACAGCTTGCCACCATGAACTGCAATGTTCTTATTCAAGGTGAAACAGGAACCGGTAAAGAGCTAATTGCCCGAGGCATTCACATGCTCAGTGACAGATCACACGAAAGGTTTATGGCCATCAACTGCGGTACATTCACCGCTGAACTCATGGACAAAGAGTTATTCGGTCATGAGAGAGAAGCCTTCACCGGAGCTCAACGCGGACAAAAAGGGATTCTTGAAGTTGCAGATGGCGGAACAGTCTTCTTTGATGAAATGAGTGAACTGCCGCTTAACATGCAGGTTAAACTGCTGCGAGTTCTACAGGAACGCACCTTTTTGCGAGTTGGCGGAACGCAAGAAATACCAGTTAACATCCGTATTATTTCTGCGACAAACTGTGACCTCAAAGAAAATGTTGAAAAAGGAACCTTCCGTCAGGACTTATTTTATCGCTTAAACGTTGTTACCTTGTCCGCACCACCACTTAGAAAACATAGGGAAGATATTCCGGTACTTGTGGGCCATTTTCTTGAACAGCATAGGACTCCGGAGCAGACAATTACAAGCATATCACAGGAAACTCTGGATATCCTGATGAACCATGACTTTCCCGGAAACGTACGCGAACTAGAAAACATTGCGCAACGGGCACTGGCCCTTGCAAAAGGAACTGTTTTCACTCCAGACCTGCTTCCATATGATGTACGCAATATTCCGGTGGAAAATCCGCTACAGACTCTCGAGGAAATGGAACATCGGCATATTGAAAAAGTCATGCTAGCCACCGGAGGCAACAAAACACAAGCCGCTAAAATTCTGGGCATAGACAGAGTTTCACTATGGCGAAAAATGAAACGCCATAATATGGTTAATGAAGACAACTAA
- a CDS encoding S16 family serine protease: MKWFRKKNAEESTPEPESSSDSKEQVEFKDPVIENLHKRIEEASLPDHILPVARDEYERLIKTDKSSPEFAIGQNYLEFILSLPWNSTTKDDLDLTRAKEVLDTRHYGLSPVKERILEFLAVKSLHSRQQAKILLADDEVIARENLSIIFEQDGFAVRAVANGLEAVAAMENDPADILVTDLKMDGMDGLQLLQEVRRRWPDTGVIMLTGYATVKSAVTAMMKGADQYLGKPVNLTKLRDYVMELLTKNQRIQHLRGPVLCFSGPPGTGKTSIGKAIAEAMGRKFFRLSLAGLRDEAELRGHRRTYVGAMAGRIMLGIEKAGVRNPVIMLDEMDKVIQDFKGDATSVLLELLDPEQNSAFVDNYLGLPFDLSGVLFIATANMVERLPAPLRDRMEEIEFSSYTLSEKQQITTRFLIPEQLKQHGLNPKDFDLLPEAVRSLIVDYTREAGLRGLEKQVASLCRKLARRTLADGEGAGVLTVEAADVKEIMGATPHFNTAAKTEPKVGLATGLVWTENGGEILFVEAVKMKGNKQLILTGSLGEVLRESAQTSLSFLRSNAERFNLEPDFFEASDIHVHLPAGAVTKEGPSAGITIAVAILSMLTDRPVRPDVAFSGEISLLGEVLPVAGVREKVMAASRAGIKTVILPKQCESAVRSIEQEVLENIEIRLVGRLGEVVELALL, encoded by the coding sequence ATGAAGTGGTTTCGTAAAAAGAATGCTGAAGAATCAACGCCTGAGCCTGAATCTTCTTCTGATAGTAAAGAACAAGTTGAATTTAAAGACCCCGTCATAGAAAATTTGCACAAGCGCATTGAAGAAGCCTCTCTTCCTGATCATATTCTTCCCGTGGCGCGGGATGAATATGAAAGGTTGATCAAGACTGATAAGTCTTCACCTGAATTTGCTATCGGGCAGAATTACCTTGAATTTATTCTTTCTCTGCCCTGGAATTCTACTACTAAAGATGATCTAGATTTGACACGTGCAAAAGAAGTTTTGGATACGCGTCATTATGGCTTAAGCCCAGTTAAAGAGCGCATTCTAGAGTTTTTAGCCGTTAAGAGTCTGCATAGTCGCCAGCAGGCTAAGATCCTGCTTGCCGATGATGAAGTTATAGCGCGTGAAAATCTTTCGATAATTTTTGAGCAGGACGGTTTTGCTGTTCGGGCTGTTGCAAATGGTCTTGAAGCAGTGGCCGCTATGGAAAATGATCCTGCTGATATTTTAGTTACCGACTTGAAAATGGACGGGATGGACGGGCTTCAACTTTTGCAGGAAGTCCGTAGACGCTGGCCGGACACCGGCGTAATTATGCTTACCGGATACGCTACTGTTAAATCTGCTGTCACTGCTATGATGAAAGGGGCGGATCAATATCTCGGAAAGCCGGTAAATCTGACGAAGCTTCGTGATTACGTAATGGAACTGCTTACTAAAAATCAGCGCATCCAGCATTTGCGTGGTCCGGTTCTATGTTTCTCCGGCCCTCCCGGTACAGGTAAAACTTCTATTGGCAAGGCGATAGCAGAGGCTATGGGGCGTAAATTTTTCCGTCTGTCACTTGCTGGTCTGCGAGATGAAGCGGAACTGCGCGGACATCGGCGCACATATGTCGGTGCAATGGCTGGAAGAATTATGCTGGGAATCGAGAAAGCTGGAGTTCGTAATCCTGTTATAATGCTGGATGAAATGGATAAGGTTATTCAGGATTTTAAAGGTGATGCAACCTCCGTTCTACTTGAATTGCTTGATCCTGAACAAAACAGTGCCTTTGTAGATAATTATCTTGGACTTCCATTTGATCTTTCCGGGGTCCTTTTTATTGCAACCGCAAACATGGTTGAACGTCTTCCTGCTCCACTGCGCGACAGAATGGAGGAAATTGAATTTTCCAGTTATACACTGAGTGAAAAGCAACAAATAACCACACGTTTTTTGATCCCTGAGCAGCTCAAGCAGCATGGGCTTAATCCAAAGGACTTTGATCTGCTTCCAGAAGCGGTGCGTAGTCTGATTGTTGATTATACTCGTGAAGCAGGACTTCGTGGCTTAGAAAAGCAAGTAGCTTCACTTTGTCGTAAATTAGCAAGGAGGACGCTTGCTGACGGTGAAGGGGCTGGCGTCCTGACTGTTGAAGCTGCTGATGTTAAAGAAATCATGGGAGCTACTCCTCATTTTAATACTGCGGCTAAGACCGAACCTAAAGTGGGGCTTGCTACAGGGCTGGTCTGGACAGAGAACGGCGGAGAAATATTATTTGTTGAAGCTGTGAAAATGAAAGGTAACAAACAGCTGATTCTTACCGGATCGCTAGGTGAAGTTTTGCGTGAATCAGCACAGACCTCTTTGAGCTTTTTACGCAGTAATGCTGAGAGATTCAATCTTGAGCCTGATTTTTTTGAGGCTTCAGATATACATGTCCATTTACCTGCCGGAGCGGTGACGAAAGAAGGTCCGTCAGCGGGGATTACTATAGCTGTTGCCATTCTTTCAATGCTTACGGATCGCCCCGTCAGACCTGACGTGGCTTTCAGCGGAGAAATCTCGCTGCTTGGGGAAGTTTTGCCTGTCGCAGGCGTACGGGAAAAGGTTATGGCTGCGTCTCGGGCAGGTATTAAAACGGTTATTCTGCCGAAGCAGTGTGAATCTGCAGTACGTAGTATCGAACAAGAAGTGCTTGAAAATATTGAAATCAGGCTTGTCGGTAGACTGGGCGAAGTGGTAGAGTTAGCACTGCTTTAG
- a CDS encoding IclR family transcriptional regulator: MVDKIKNKRNNPLFVGSIEKGMQVLEAFDEGNRQLGLNAIVELTGLNRSAVQRFLHTWESLGYLYKDAATKQFRLTPKVMSLSYNFLRGERLIEVATPFLLDARERTGNSVYLGTLYDTSIIYLIRLPQRLFILEGTLPGRSVPAFCGGRAFLSCLDDSDILSILERSDRSTITPYTISDIDEIMREIAQIRERGFCISEQEQLVGEIAVSAPVLDMHGVPRASVYISARVADWTAKRVEEELAPIVLETAGMIRAQL; the protein is encoded by the coding sequence ATGGTGGATAAAATTAAAAATAAGAGAAATAACCCTCTGTTTGTGGGGTCTATTGAAAAAGGAATGCAAGTGCTTGAAGCCTTTGACGAAGGGAACAGGCAGCTTGGTCTCAACGCTATTGTCGAACTAACTGGTCTTAATCGAAGTGCTGTTCAGCGATTTTTACATACTTGGGAATCTCTAGGATACCTTTATAAAGATGCAGCTACCAAACAATTCAGATTGACTCCTAAAGTCATGAGCCTCAGTTATAATTTTTTGAGGGGAGAGCGGCTCATAGAAGTTGCAACACCTTTCTTGCTGGATGCTCGTGAACGGACTGGCAATTCTGTTTATCTCGGAACTCTTTACGACACTTCTATAATTTATTTGATCCGTTTACCGCAGCGGTTGTTTATACTGGAAGGCACTCTTCCTGGGCGGAGTGTGCCGGCATTTTGTGGGGGACGTGCGTTTCTTTCGTGTTTGGATGATTCAGATATTTTAAGTATTTTAGAGCGTTCAGATCGCAGTACGATTACACCTTATACAATCTCAGATATTGATGAGATTATGCGCGAAATTGCTCAAATCAGAGAAAGAGGGTTTTGTATTTCTGAGCAGGAGCAACTGGTCGGCGAGATTGCCGTATCTGCTCCGGTGCTTGATATGCATGGTGTTCCTCGCGCTTCGGTGTATATCTCAGCTAGAGTTGCAGATTGGACAGCAAAGAGAGTTGAAGAAGAATTAGCGCCTATTGTTCTTGAAACTGCAGGAATGATAAGGGCGCAGTTGTAA